One region of Natronolimnobius baerhuensis genomic DNA includes:
- a CDS encoding CPBP family intramembrane glutamic endopeptidase: protein MSDIDRGRLGLFIGTVTVLMAGWFVGTPLLIDQWDETLHPAFFGRIHMFTPMVAALVVCFASGISLSTVGLRLGRVRWLGIAVGVAFSLVVLMIPVAVAVPGIEFQSTIYYYELPFPSLLPEIPPDLLTVGTAVGIVVVTGVTIHAVFGFGEEFGWRGYLLWELAPLGFWRASVVIGTVWGLWHAPVAFTTWGMGVIDGWPLLAWLLTGIVFSPVYTYVVVRAKSVLAAALFHGVFNATTSLFGAVVYTDQLVLGTILQPVGVAGLVTFGGAVTIIAICGPPELTREFAHSPRSSQNRTTPPTDTDA from the coding sequence ATGAGTGACATTGATCGTGGTCGGCTTGGATTGTTCATCGGGACGGTAACCGTCCTCATGGCGGGATGGTTCGTCGGAACGCCACTGCTGATCGATCAGTGGGACGAAACACTGCATCCAGCGTTTTTTGGACGTATTCATATGTTCACGCCGATGGTCGCCGCGCTCGTAGTCTGTTTCGCCAGCGGGATCTCGCTCTCGACGGTCGGTCTTCGACTCGGTCGTGTACGTTGGCTCGGGATCGCTGTTGGAGTGGCCTTCTCGCTCGTCGTACTCATGATTCCGGTGGCGGTTGCCGTCCCGGGAATCGAATTCCAGTCGACGATCTATTACTATGAGTTGCCGTTTCCGTCTCTGCTGCCAGAGATCCCACCGGACCTTCTGACAGTCGGTACTGCTGTTGGAATCGTCGTGGTCACTGGCGTTACCATCCATGCGGTATTTGGGTTCGGTGAGGAATTCGGCTGGCGAGGGTATCTCTTGTGGGAACTCGCCCCGCTTGGATTCTGGCGAGCGTCGGTCGTCATTGGTACTGTCTGGGGACTGTGGCACGCACCGGTTGCGTTCACGACGTGGGGAATGGGTGTGATCGACGGGTGGCCGCTGCTCGCCTGGCTCCTCACGGGTATCGTGTTCTCACCAGTGTATACGTACGTCGTCGTTCGGGCGAAGTCAGTGCTGGCTGCAGCGCTCTTTCACGGTGTCTTCAACGCGACCACATCGCTGTTCGGTGCCGTCGTCTATACAGACCAGCTCGTGTTGGGAACTATCCTCCAGCCGGTCGGCGTCGCCGGACTCGTGACGTTCGGCGGAGCCGTCACCATCATCGCAATCTGCGGCCCGCCGGAACTCACCCGCGAGTTTGCACACTCCCCACGATCCAGTCAGAACCGGACGACGCCACCGACTGATACCGACGCGTAA
- a CDS encoding DUF4397 domain-containing protein: MTLSRRSTIKTIGIVGAGSALSGTVLGVNEHEDDERDAETVPEDEETGALRVAHFSPDAPNVDVYVNDQRVLADVAYDDVSPYLEIAPGTYSLTITAAGDPDAVVIQQQFAVEDGFYTAAAIGELGAVEEDDDYDDAAADDDYEEDTDEPEHENEDDYNGEDDYDDEDEDEGLETGTFEILLLADRTPEEVEEAVDGEDAGQIRVVHASPDAPAVDIVDSDSLMPIFDDLEFTIPSGYAAAMAGPVTLDIYPAGEAPEPQEGTDLDPEGEAGDDDMIEPGEDDDNDYDDDEAEPVASVEVDVEAWQAYSVYAIGYLEPPETDVDGDGDVDEADDRSFDVVTLLDGVTDEDDEHEDDGEYDAEDEVDEEPVEDDPVDDTDDDYDADDDYDEPDDDEYDDDYDDNGDDYDDDDYDDDDHDDY; encoded by the coding sequence ATGACTCTCTCACGACGCTCAACAATCAAGACAATCGGTATCGTCGGCGCAGGCTCTGCCCTGTCCGGCACAGTACTCGGTGTTAACGAACACGAAGACGATGAACGTGACGCCGAGACGGTCCCCGAAGATGAGGAGACGGGCGCACTTCGCGTGGCCCACTTCTCGCCTGACGCACCGAACGTCGACGTATACGTCAACGATCAGCGTGTCCTCGCTGACGTCGCGTACGATGACGTGTCCCCCTACCTCGAGATTGCGCCCGGGACGTACTCACTGACGATCACGGCGGCTGGTGACCCAGACGCAGTCGTCATCCAGCAGCAGTTCGCTGTCGAGGATGGCTTCTATACAGCCGCTGCAATCGGCGAACTCGGTGCCGTCGAGGAAGACGATGACTACGACGACGCGGCTGCGGACGACGACTACGAGGAGGACACCGACGAGCCCGAACACGAGAACGAAGACGATTACAACGGCGAAGACGACTACGACGACGAAGATGAGGACGAGGGCCTCGAGACGGGGACCTTCGAGATCCTCCTGCTGGCTGACCGAACGCCGGAAGAGGTCGAAGAAGCGGTCGATGGTGAGGATGCAGGACAGATCCGAGTTGTCCACGCCTCACCGGACGCGCCGGCTGTCGACATCGTTGACAGCGACTCGTTGATGCCCATCTTCGACGATCTCGAGTTCACCATCCCATCGGGCTACGCAGCCGCGATGGCCGGACCGGTCACGCTCGATATCTACCCTGCTGGCGAGGCCCCCGAACCACAGGAGGGAACAGATCTCGATCCGGAAGGTGAAGCTGGTGACGACGACATGATCGAACCGGGCGAAGACGATGACAACGACTACGATGACGACGAGGCCGAGCCGGTCGCCTCCGTCGAAGTCGATGTCGAGGCCTGGCAGGCGTACTCCGTCTACGCGATTGGCTACCTCGAGCCGCCGGAAACTGATGTCGACGGCGATGGCGATGTCGACGAGGCCGACGACCGCTCGTTCGACGTTGTCACGCTCCTCGATGGTGTGACCGACGAAGACGACGAACACGAAGACGACGGCGAGTACGATGCGGAAGACGAAGTCGACGAGGAGCCCGTTGAGGATGACCCCGTCGACGATACTGACGACGACTACGATGCAGACGACGACTACGACGAACCCGACGATGACGAGTACGATGATGACTATGACGACAACGGCGATGACTACGATGACGACGACTACGACGATGACGACCACGACGACTACTGA
- the pepF gene encoding oligoendopeptidase F, translating to MSSVPDRSEIDEDYTWDLESIYASDEDWEAAYDAVAERVDELAGYEGQVTDDAETLLEVLELRNDIMREVSTVAAYARMRRDEDTTNQQYQALTARAQSLGSDAQSAASFIEPELQELTREEFDEMVASESTLETYEHYVDDVLRMKPHTRSSEVEELLADLGEVMGGTGEVYTMLSNADMEFPTVDAPADDEEDAIEITQSNFTNLLKRPDRDFRQRVYEGYFDEWSDMRNTVAAAYKNSVKADVKTAQARNYDTAREAALDGPNVPVSVYDTLVETVHDNLDKLHHHADLKRQALEVDDLQMWDLYMPLTGDEGPDVEYDQATEYIVDALEPLGEEYQSRVAEGLESQWVDVYENQGKQSGAYSGGTYDTQPFILMNYQDDISSMYTLAHELGHSMHSELTKEEQPYVYSGYEIFVAEVASTVNEALLTNHLLDTVEDPEFKKHVLNEFLERVRSTLYRQTLFAEFEHKAHELEEEGEPLTADRLDELYGDLKEQYYEPAVVDDRIAREWMRIPHFYRAFYVYQYSTGISAALAIVDGILPDGPGSDPERDAAEDYLEFLRQGSRDYPLELLRVAGVDMSTSEPIDRALATYGDRLDELEALLE from the coding sequence ATGAGTTCCGTACCCGACCGCTCCGAGATCGACGAGGACTATACCTGGGATCTCGAGAGCATCTACGCGAGCGATGAGGACTGGGAAGCCGCCTACGACGCCGTCGCGGAGCGCGTCGACGAACTCGCCGGCTATGAGGGCCAGGTCACCGACGACGCCGAAACGCTCCTCGAGGTCCTCGAGTTGCGAAACGACATCATGCGCGAAGTCTCGACCGTGGCCGCCTACGCGCGGATGCGCCGCGACGAGGATACGACGAATCAGCAGTATCAGGCGCTGACCGCGCGTGCGCAGTCGCTCGGATCCGATGCCCAGTCCGCGGCGTCGTTCATCGAACCCGAACTACAGGAGTTAACGCGCGAGGAGTTCGACGAGATGGTCGCATCGGAATCCACCCTCGAGACCTACGAGCACTACGTCGACGACGTGTTGCGGATGAAACCGCACACGCGCTCGTCCGAAGTCGAGGAGTTGCTCGCGGATTTGGGCGAGGTCATGGGCGGGACCGGCGAGGTCTACACCATGCTCTCGAACGCGGATATGGAATTTCCGACGGTCGACGCACCCGCAGACGACGAGGAAGACGCAATCGAAATTACCCAGAGCAACTTCACGAACCTCCTGAAACGACCCGACCGAGACTTTCGCCAGCGCGTCTACGAGGGCTACTTCGACGAGTGGTCGGACATGCGAAACACCGTCGCCGCGGCCTACAAGAACAGCGTCAAAGCCGACGTGAAGACGGCGCAGGCGCGCAACTACGACACCGCGCGCGAAGCCGCACTGGATGGCCCGAACGTCCCCGTCTCCGTCTACGACACCCTGGTCGAGACGGTCCACGACAACCTCGACAAACTCCACCACCACGCCGACCTCAAACGCCAGGCGCTCGAGGTCGACGACCTTCAGATGTGGGACCTCTACATGCCACTGACGGGCGATGAGGGTCCCGACGTGGAGTACGACCAAGCGACCGAGTACATCGTCGACGCCCTCGAGCCACTCGGCGAGGAGTACCAATCGCGCGTTGCGGAGGGCCTCGAGTCCCAGTGGGTCGACGTCTACGAAAATCAGGGTAAGCAGTCCGGGGCCTATTCGGGCGGCACCTACGACACGCAGCCGTTTATCCTGATGAACTATCAGGACGACATCTCCTCGATGTACACGCTGGCCCACGAACTGGGCCACTCGATGCACTCCGAACTGACGAAGGAGGAACAGCCCTACGTCTACTCGGGGTACGAGATTTTCGTGGCCGAAGTCGCCAGCACGGTCAACGAGGCCCTGCTGACGAATCACCTGCTCGACACCGTGGAAGATCCCGAGTTCAAAAAACACGTGCTCAACGAGTTCTTAGAGCGCGTGCGCTCGACGCTGTACCGCCAGACCCTCTTTGCGGAGTTCGAGCACAAGGCACACGAACTCGAGGAGGAAGGCGAACCCCTCACCGCTGACCGACTGGACGAACTCTACGGCGACCTCAAGGAGCAGTACTACGAACCGGCCGTCGTCGACGACCGCATTGCCCGCGAGTGGATGCGTATCCCGCACTTCTACCGGGCGTTCTACGTCTACCAGTACTCGACCGGCATCTCGGCTGCACTCGCCATCGTCGACGGCATCCTCCCCGATGGCCCCGGAAGCGACCCCGAGCGTGACGCCGCCGAGGACTACCTCGAGTTCCTCCGGCAGGGCTCGCGGGACTATCCCCTCGAACTCCTGCGGGTCGCCGGCGTCGACATGAGCACGTCCGAGCCAATCGACCGCGCGCTCGCGACCTACGGAGATCGGTTAGACGAACTCGAGGCACTGCTCGAGTAA
- the pan2 gene encoding proteasome-activating nucleotidase Pan2, whose protein sequence is MSRSPSLPDRPHRDIDPELPDDERLEALRGHFEDIVDVNDQLEDQLDDAEERRKRLREKVDRVERENESLKSSSLYIATVEDIMDNDEVVVKQHGNNQEVLTDVSPRIAEEVEPGDRVAVNDSFAIQTILNAETDARAQSMEITEKPAVGYEDIGGIDEQVREVREAVEQPLTDPEIFDEVGIEPPSGVLLYGPPGTGKTMLAKAVANKTDATFIKMAGSELVRKFIGEGSRLVRDLFEMAREREPAIIFIDEIDAIATTRSESKTSGDAEVQRTMMQLLSEMDGFEARGEIRIIAATNRFDMLDRAILRPGRFDRLIEVPEPDRDGREQILEIHTRGMNVNDAVDFADLADDTTGYSGAEIESLATEAGMFAIRNEREEITHQDFVDAIEKIEDDDSSEVVASAGYFYQ, encoded by the coding sequence ATGTCTCGAAGCCCGTCTCTCCCTGACCGACCACATCGCGATATCGACCCCGAGCTTCCCGACGACGAGCGGCTCGAGGCGCTTCGGGGCCACTTCGAAGATATCGTCGACGTCAACGACCAACTGGAAGATCAACTCGACGATGCCGAAGAGCGCCGCAAGCGCCTTCGCGAGAAAGTCGACCGTGTCGAACGCGAGAACGAGTCGCTGAAAAGTTCCTCGCTGTACATCGCGACGGTCGAAGACATCATGGACAACGACGAGGTCGTCGTCAAACAACACGGCAACAACCAGGAGGTGCTCACGGATGTCTCGCCGCGAATCGCCGAGGAAGTCGAACCCGGTGACCGCGTCGCGGTCAACGACTCCTTTGCGATTCAGACCATCCTGAACGCCGAGACCGACGCGCGCGCCCAGTCGATGGAGATCACCGAAAAGCCGGCAGTCGGCTACGAAGACATCGGTGGCATCGACGAGCAGGTCCGCGAGGTCCGCGAAGCCGTCGAACAGCCACTGACCGACCCCGAAATCTTCGACGAGGTTGGGATCGAACCGCCGAGTGGCGTCCTGCTGTACGGCCCACCCGGAACCGGGAAGACGATGCTCGCGAAAGCCGTCGCGAACAAGACCGACGCCACCTTCATCAAGATGGCCGGCTCGGAACTCGTCCGCAAGTTCATCGGCGAGGGCTCGAGACTCGTTCGCGACCTCTTCGAGATGGCCCGCGAGCGCGAACCAGCTATTATCTTCATCGACGAGATCGACGCCATCGCGACCACCCGCTCGGAGTCGAAGACCTCCGGCGACGCCGAGGTCCAGCGGACGATGATGCAACTCCTCTCGGAGATGGACGGCTTCGAGGCCCGCGGCGAAATCCGCATCATCGCCGCCACGAACCGCTTCGACATGCTCGACCGCGCAATCTTGCGCCCCGGTCGCTTCGACCGCCTCATCGAGGTCCCCGAACCCGACCGCGACGGCCGCGAGCAGATCCTCGAGATCCACACGCGCGGGATGAACGTCAACGACGCGGTGGACTTTGCGGATCTGGCCGACGATACGACGGGCTACTCCGGCGCTGAAATCGAGAGCCTGGCGACCGAAGCCGGCATGTTCGCGATCCGCAACGAACGCGAGGAGATCACCCATCAGGACTTCGTCGACGCCATCGAGAAAATCGAGGATGACGACTCGAGCGAAGTGGTCGCGTCGGCGGGCTACTTCTACCAGTAG